The nucleotide window CAATGAGAATGCAACTAGACTTGTGCTTAAAGCCTGGGTTGTCATTCTATCGAACCAATGCTCTGAATTTTGGTATAAACGGAACAGGCTGACAATCATCCATAAATAGAGAAGTAAATATCCAATAAAAATAATAATGCCATAATGAACGAATATCTCTGCCCACCAATTATGAATATTTACAATTTCATCTGTAGGGAGTACCGCAAAATTCTTCATATAATACTCAATATTCCCTGCACCTATACCCATGCCAAAAGAGTCTGCAATAAACATAAATGCGTTTTTCAAAAGATTGATTCTTATATCGGTCGACGCTACGGCATTGTCTGATGAGGTAAACGCACTGACTATTTGGCTCCCTACCTTCTGTAGAATGCCATTCATTAAATCATTAAGGAATATATAAGCTCCTGTAAATCCTATTAGTCCCAGGATAACCAAATATCTTTTTTCTTTTAGCTTAGTGAAAAACAAAAACCAGAAAACCAAGCCTAAAAATAGAGAAAGCAAATTAGCTCGAGACTCGCTGACATAGATCTGAAAGATGGCTGAAACCACCAAAAATCCCGCAACTAGTCTAATAAATAAAGGTTTAATTCTCAGCACGCCTGGTTTATATCGGTGGAACACAGCAAAAGCAAAAAAGAAACTTAGGGCCAAATAGCTGGCATAATCATTTTCATTTGCAAAGACTGCGGTCGGGCGGTGCTGAACATAGGCTCCCATGTTGCTTAGACGGGAAACAGGCAGCTGCTGTTTGGTCAGGTAATTCCAATAACCAATTGCAACCATAAAACCCATGACCAACACCCAGGTATATAGCAAAGCAAGATAATCTTGCTTTTTATCAAAGAGGATAGTAAAAAGGAAAATAAAGAATATCCCTGAAATAAGAAAGAAAATATCTTTTACACCATCTGATAAAGATTGTACCCATAGTAATGATAAAATAGCGTAAGCAATCCATGTAAGTAAAAATATTAGGACGGGCTTCACAGGCTCTTTGCTGTACAAAGACATATTTTTGCTTTTTAACCAGCTACGCAAAAAAATGAATAATGCCACAGGCAAAAATAAACGATATGGAAATAAGGAAATGGGGCCTACTTTGAGGGATATTAGACCTGGACCAATAAAAGAAGAAACAATAAATGCATAAAGCAACAGGCGATTTAAGCCAAATCTTTCCCATAGTTTCCATGCAATAAAGATTAGAATTGGAAGAATGATTAGGGATAAAACAACTGCAGCTAAAATCAGAAAGTGATTCGTTAATGATGAGATGTGCACTACTCCCCATGCCAATAAGAGTGAAATCAAAAAGGCCGCTATTATTTGCTGGATAAGTTTAAGATTATGTAAGTTCTGCATCCTTTTCACCTTTCAACCTTGATTTATATCCCATTACATTGTACAGGAGGCAGGTGTAAAACACCAACCCCCTGAATGAATTGTTATTGATTTCTAAGTAGCTGGTTTTCTGGAACTTTACGGATGACTTTTGCAGGCGTACCTACAACAAGTTCTTCCTGTTTAACATCTTTTGTTACGATGCTTCCAGCTCCAACAGCTCCATCTTCTTCGATGGTGATACCAGGAAGTGTAGTCGTATTCGCACCAATACGGCCGCCATTTTTAATTGTAATGCCCTTGAATTTATCATATCTTTCGGCTGACCGGGCCATATAATTATCGTTAGTAGTTATTACTCCCGGAGCCACGAACACATAATCACCAAGTTCAGAATAAGCAGTGATATAGCAATTTGTTTCAAGCTTGCACTTCACGCCAACTTTACAATCATTTTCAACAGCTACTCCGCGTCCAACGATTGTCTTTTCGCCAATTGTAACTCTTTCGCGGATGGTAGCTAGATCCGCTACAAATACATCATCTGCTAATTCTGCATTAGCGTAGATGATCGAAGATGTACCAATTGTACATCCTGAGCCGATAACAGTTGGCGGCAGCTGTTTAACATCAGGCAAGATAGAATTCTTTGCCCTGCTAGGCTGCTTACCAATGACGACATTATCCTGGATCAGGACATTGTCGCCAATTTTAGCACCATCATAAATGATGACGTTGTGGCCAATGGAGACATTCTCTCCAAATGTTACATTTTCTCCGATTACTACGTTATTTCCCATTCTTGGAGTATTCATATAAACCCTCCCTATCCCTTATTTTGAATAAAATTCAGCAATCTTGCTTACTACATATTCCTGCTGTTCCAGCTTCAATTCTGGGAACATTGGCAGTGATAATGCTTCTGCACATGCTTTTTCTGTTTCTGGAAGGTCTCCTTCTTTATAACCCAACTCAGCAAATACAGGCTGAAGGTGCAATGGCTTTGGATAGTAAATCATTGTGCTGACACCATTTTCTTTCAAGAAGGCCTGAAGCTCATCCCTTCTTTGAACGCGAATTGTATACTGGTGGAATACATGGTGGTTATGTTCTTCAATAAACGGAGTGAAAATATCTTTTACACTCTCATTCAATAATTTTGTATAGTTTTCTGCCTTTTCACGACGAAGATTACTCCATTCGTCCAAGTGCGGGAATTTTACATTAAGAATGGCAGCCTGAAGCTCGTCAAGACGGCTGTTGTAGCCAAGGACGTGATGGTAGTATTTTGGCTTGCTGCCGTGCACACGAATAACGCGCATTCTTTCTGCAATCTCATCATCTTTTGTGACGATCATGCCAGCATCTCCATACGCACCAAGGTTTTTAGTCGGGAAGAAGCTATAGCAAGCTGTTGTCCCCAGTTCACCAACCTTTTTGCCTTTATATAGAGAACCTATTGCCTGTGCAGCATCTTCAATTACAGCAAGGTTATGCTTCTCTGCAATTTCTACAATTGCATCCATATCAGCCATTTGTCCATACAGGTGAACGGGAACGATAGCCTTAGTCTTTTCAGTGATAGCAGCTTCAATTTTCTTAGGGTCGATATTGAAGGTTTTTGGGTCAATATCAACAAATACAGGAGTGCCTCCTGCTCTAGCTACTGCGCCAGCCGTTGCAAAGAATGTAAATGATGGGACAATTACTTCATCCCCCTGTGTAACTCCACAAGCCTGCAAGGAGATATGCAATGCGTCACTGCCGTTCGCTACACCGATACCGTGTGAAACGCCACTGTACTCCGCTACATCACTTTCTAATTTCTTTACATTGGCTCCAAGAATGAAATGTGATTTTGACATCACATCGTCCAAAGCCTCCATTATTTCACCTTTAAGTGTTTGGTATTGTTCTGATAAATCAAGCATTGGTACGTTCATCTTATTCTTACCTCTTTTCATTTAATATGAAGCAGATAAACTGCCTTCAAGCTTTTCATATACTTCCACGAGCTTTTTACTTTCTGCTTCCCAATTATAAATAGTTTCAACAGCATGACGGCCATTTCGTCCCATTTGGGCAGCTTCTTCTTGATTTTCCAAAATCCACTTCATTGCGTCAGCAATCTGGTTGACATTCAATGGATCGACGCAAATACCGCAGTTGTTGTTTTCCACTATTTCCTGCCAGATAGGAAAATTTGAAGCAATCACGGGTACGCCAGCTGACATGTATTCAAACATCTTGATTGGCAAAGACACGACAAATCGCGGTTCAGGGTGCAATAGAACAAGTCCCATATCCGCTTCCGCCAATGTTTTTTTTACTCCATCCCTATCAAGAAAACCTTTAAAGTCGGTATATTTGAATCCGTCCATGCTTCTGACTTCATTTTCAAGTGCTGGAGGTGCAAAAGATCCAGCAAGCACGAAGGTGCATGGTACAGTTTCATTAAGCCTTTCAACAGCCTGTACCATTTCCTTGATTCCTCTTAAAACATAGATACCTCCGATGTAGAGTGCGGTATTTTTTGACTGGTCCACTTTGTCATTATAATCCGCCGAAAGCTCATGTAAAAGAGGATAATTGTGAATGGTTATTGTATTTTCGTTGTAGGTCTTGAACCTCTCAGAAATGGTTGGTGTCGCTGTTGAAATAGCATCAAATTTCTTCGAAGCATACCTCTCGTAACTTTTTACCATCACTGAAATGAACTTCCGCAGTGGCCTTGGGATCCATTGCTTTGACAAAACCTGTTCAGGCACATCTTCATGGACATCATAAATGACTTTTTTCCCTTTTGCCTTTAGTTTCAATCCAATTGGCATCAGTTCTGGGTCATGGAAATGATAAACATCCGCATCGATCTCAAGAGCTTTTAAATACACTTGTTTTGTAGTATTCCGCATTCGGTCTAACTGACCCTTTGCAGAGGATTGAATGCCGCGGATCTTTACTCCTGCCTGCTCATAATCCTCTACATTGGGAACCACGTAATAAACTTCATGACCTGCCTTTTGCAGCGACTGGCATTCTTTTATAAAAATACGCGTATCATTTGCAGAGTGTACTGATGTTAAATGGCAAACCTTCATTTTTTCACTACCTTAGTTAATCCTGAATATTTTTTATCAAATCATCTACAATGAACTTCCAGGAATAAAACTCTTCTACAAATTTTCTTCCAGACTGTGAATATTGCTTATACTCCTGTGAATCCATCGCTGCACAGTCCAAAATCTTATTGGCAATGTCATCCGGATTTTCAGGTTCAGCGATAATGCCACAATGGTTATTCTCAATCAATTCTGCACTTTCCCCGACTCCGCAATATAATACAGGTACACCGCTGGCTAGTGCCGGAAAGATTTTAGAAGGACGTGCTCCTTTAAATAACTCAATATTCCTCAGAGAAACAATCGAAAAATCGGTGATTGAAAAAACATTGGGCATTTCCGTTACTGGCACAGAATCATGGAAGACAAGGTTGGTAAGTTTCAAATCATCCTTCAGCTTGATAAGCGTCTCTTTTTCGGGTCCATCACCAATGATTAGAAATCTCACATCAGGATTTAATCCTTCAACAATCTTTGCGGCTTTTAAGACTGAGTCAAGTCCCTGGGCATAACCAACCCTTCCGGCAAAGGTAAAGACTTTCTTGCCTTCGAATCCAAGTGTCTCGAGCCAATCTTTGTTTGCTTCCCTCGGCGAAAATGTCTCTGTGTTAACGCCATTCGGCAGGAGGAATACATTTTCCCGTTTCTTCCCCTTTTTCACCATGTACTCAAGAATTCCTTCAGTCGCTGTTGCGATCTTCCAGGATTTTTTATATAGCCAGTTCTCAAGTACTTCAGCCATCCTGATAAATGTCTTATTTTTCAGTATACCCAGTTCGACTGCAGATTCGGGCCAAATATCAGCCACATTGAAAACAAATTTGGCTCTTTTGATTTTTGATGCAAAGTAGCCAGTAATCCCTAAAAACAATGGTGGTGATGTACAGATAATCACGTCAGTTTTCTGTGATTTAAACACCGAGTAGAAAGCACTGAAAGTAAATGAAAAATAAGAAATTAACCTCAGCCAGAAACTCCCTTTTGGACTTGGATAGATCCAGCTCCGATGTACCGGGATTCCATCAAGATGTTCAAATTGATAAAACTTCCCCTTATACTCATCAGGAATGATGCCGTCTGGATGATGAGGAAATGCAGTCAGCACTTCAACTTCATGACCACGCTTAATCAGTTCCCTGCTCACCTCATAAAGCCTGATTTGAGGAGCACCTGTTTCAGGAGGGAAATTTTCACTTAAAAATGTAATTCTCATATGTTAAACCTCTTTGTTGAAATGCTGAACTATTTTAGCTGAAGCTTGTCCATCGCCAAAATAGTCTTTATACGATGGCCGAACGTCTTTTTGGATTGCCTCCAATATTTTTCCCACATCTGTACCTGTAAGAATATTAGCTTCATCCTCAAGTGTTTCAACCCACTCTGTCTGTTCACGTAATGTGACACATGGAATTTCAAGGAAGTAAGCTTCCTTTTGCATCCCACCCGAATCAGTTATGATTTTCTTCGCATTGCTTACAAGCGAAAGGATATCAAGGTACCCAACAGGGTCAATTATCTGTAGATCAGGCACCAAACTCAGGTCTAATCCCATTCCGCTTAAGATATTTCTTGTGCGCGGATGGATTGGCCACACCTTTTTCCCTTCAATTTTTGAAAATGCTTCGATGATATTTTTAATGTTGGCAGGGTCGTCAGTGTTTTCCGCACGATGGACAGTAATTAGGTAATATTCGCCTTTTTCCAGCCTATGATCAGTCAATATAGTTGACTTTTCTTTAGAAAGATTACGGTTATAAAGGACAGCGTCATACATAACATCGCCGACATTAAAAACATTCCTGGCCACATTCTCGTTTTTTAGGTTTTGAACTGCTGTATCTGTTGGACAGAATAGGTATTCAGAAATATGATCAGTCATGATTCGATTAATTTCTTCTGGCATCCTCTTATTGAAGCTTCTTAAGCCAGCTTCGATATGGATGACAGGGATATGCAATTTAGCTGCTGCCATTGCGCCCGCAATCGTGGAGTTCGTATCTCCATATACAAGCAGGTAATCAGGCTTTTCATCAAAGATAATTTGTTCAATACCTTCAAGCATGTCAGCTGTTTGTTTTCCGTGAGTAGACGATCCCACATTTAAATGATAATCCGGCTTAGGAATATTCAATTCATCAAAGAAGATATCACTCATATTTTTATCATAATGCTGTCCTGTATGGACATATATTTCTGTATGTAATTTTCTAAGTTCTCTAGATACAGGAGCTGCTTTGATAAATTGAGGCCGTGCTCCAATCACAGTCAGAAACTTCATAAAAGAATCCCCTTTGTTTAAGACATATGAAGAAGTAGCATAGAATACTCTCTATGCTACTTATCCAATTTTGT belongs to Mesobacillus sp. AQ2 and includes:
- a CDS encoding DegT/DnrJ/EryC1/StrS family aminotransferase, giving the protein MNVPMLDLSEQYQTLKGEIMEALDDVMSKSHFILGANVKKLESDVAEYSGVSHGIGVANGSDALHISLQACGVTQGDEVIVPSFTFFATAGAVARAGGTPVFVDIDPKTFNIDPKKIEAAITEKTKAIVPVHLYGQMADMDAIVEIAEKHNLAVIEDAAQAIGSLYKGKKVGELGTTACYSFFPTKNLGAYGDAGMIVTKDDEIAERMRVIRVHGSKPKYYHHVLGYNSRLDELQAAILNVKFPHLDEWSNLRREKAENYTKLLNESVKDIFTPFIEEHNHHVFHQYTIRVQRRDELQAFLKENGVSTMIYYPKPLHLQPVFAELGYKEGDLPETEKACAEALSLPMFPELKLEQQEYVVSKIAEFYSK
- a CDS encoding glycosyltransferase family 4 protein, which encodes MKVCHLTSVHSANDTRIFIKECQSLQKAGHEVYYVVPNVEDYEQAGVKIRGIQSSAKGQLDRMRNTTKQVYLKALEIDADVYHFHDPELMPIGLKLKAKGKKVIYDVHEDVPEQVLSKQWIPRPLRKFISVMVKSYERYASKKFDAISTATPTISERFKTYNENTITIHNYPLLHELSADYNDKVDQSKNTALYIGGIYVLRGIKEMVQAVERLNETVPCTFVLAGSFAPPALENEVRSMDGFKYTDFKGFLDRDGVKKTLAEADMGLVLLHPEPRFVVSLPIKMFEYMSAGVPVIASNFPIWQEIVENNNCGICVDPLNVNQIADAMKWILENQEEAAQMGRNGRHAVETIYNWEAESKKLVEVYEKLEGSLSASY
- a CDS encoding N-acetyltransferase; this encodes MNTPRMGNNVVIGENVTFGENVSIGHNVIIYDGAKIGDNVLIQDNVVIGKQPSRAKNSILPDVKQLPPTVIGSGCTIGTSSIIYANAELADDVFVADLATIRERVTIGEKTIVGRGVAVENDCKVGVKCKLETNCYITAYSELGDYVFVAPGVITTNDNYMARSAERYDKFKGITIKNGGRIGANTTTLPGITIEEDGAVGAGSIVTKDVKQEELVVGTPAKVIRKVPENQLLRNQ
- a CDS encoding glycosyltransferase family 4 protein, which encodes MRITFLSENFPPETGAPQIRLYEVSRELIKRGHEVEVLTAFPHHPDGIIPDEYKGKFYQFEHLDGIPVHRSWIYPSPKGSFWLRLISYFSFTFSAFYSVFKSQKTDVIICTSPPLFLGITGYFASKIKRAKFVFNVADIWPESAVELGILKNKTFIRMAEVLENWLYKKSWKIATATEGILEYMVKKGKKRENVFLLPNGVNTETFSPREANKDWLETLGFEGKKVFTFAGRVGYAQGLDSVLKAAKIVEGLNPDVRFLIIGDGPEKETLIKLKDDLKLTNLVFHDSVPVTEMPNVFSITDFSIVSLRNIELFKGARPSKIFPALASGVPVLYCGVGESAELIENNHCGIIAEPENPDDIANKILDCAAMDSQEYKQYSQSGRKFVEEFYSWKFIVDDLIKNIQD
- a CDS encoding O-antigen ligase family protein → MQNLHNLKLIQQIIAAFLISLLLAWGVVHISSLTNHFLILAAVVLSLIILPILIFIAWKLWERFGLNRLLLYAFIVSSFIGPGLISLKVGPISLFPYRLFLPVALFIFLRSWLKSKNMSLYSKEPVKPVLIFLLTWIAYAILSLLWVQSLSDGVKDIFFLISGIFFIFLFTILFDKKQDYLALLYTWVLVMGFMVAIGYWNYLTKQQLPVSRLSNMGAYVQHRPTAVFANENDYASYLALSFFFAFAVFHRYKPGVLRIKPLFIRLVAGFLVVSAIFQIYVSESRANLLSLFLGLVFWFLFFTKLKEKRYLVILGLIGFTGAYIFLNDLMNGILQKVGSQIVSAFTSSDNAVASTDIRINLLKNAFMFIADSFGMGIGAGNIEYYMKNFAVLPTDEIVNIHNWWAEIFVHYGIIIFIGYLLLYLWMIVSLFRLYQNSEHWFDRMTTQALSTSLVAFSLASISPSSFMTLNYSWILVAFAIGYINLRYKNKGKMKELNNNE
- the wecB gene encoding UDP-N-acetylglucosamine 2-epimerase (non-hydrolyzing); the protein is MKFLTVIGARPQFIKAAPVSRELRKLHTEIYVHTGQHYDKNMSDIFFDELNIPKPDYHLNVGSSTHGKQTADMLEGIEQIIFDEKPDYLLVYGDTNSTIAGAMAAAKLHIPVIHIEAGLRSFNKRMPEEINRIMTDHISEYLFCPTDTAVQNLKNENVARNVFNVGDVMYDAVLYNRNLSKEKSTILTDHRLEKGEYYLITVHRAENTDDPANIKNIIEAFSKIEGKKVWPIHPRTRNILSGMGLDLSLVPDLQIIDPVGYLDILSLVSNAKKIITDSGGMQKEAYFLEIPCVTLREQTEWVETLEDEANILTGTDVGKILEAIQKDVRPSYKDYFGDGQASAKIVQHFNKEV